A genome region from Leptospira stimsonii includes the following:
- the glmS gene encoding glutamine--fructose-6-phosphate transaminase (isomerizing) — protein sequence MCGIVGYAGSKNAESVLVVGLICLEYRGYDSAGIAVLDQGDILVRKAKGKIKDLEAHLREFPAPGNVGIGHTRWATHGEPNQINAHPHTDTNSTIAVVHNGIIENYLELKNELKKKGHVFQSLTDTEVLPHLLEEGKKSGKSNKDSFLELFGKIHGKWAISTVFETEPDRVYFGQDGAPLLIGKGKDEFFLASDISPLTRNCEEVYYVNSGEWGYFNQKEFKLFDFSGKELTPVFKKQELRWEDLDKGGYPHYMIKEIHEQAGIFRKIIQERILDNGEIVFPEIKLNKDVLSRVNRIIIQAAGTSYYAGMIGKHYLENFAKIQTDTEASSEFRYRNPVVEGDTLIMGISQSGETADTLASIHEAKAKFIKVISLVNNVNSTIARESDSYIRTDAGPEIGVASTKAFTAQVLNLLLFSIYMANLKWLISDEEKKTLIEEIRLLPAKIDRILAQANKIEEMSSHFTTAKDFIFLGRTYNHPIAMEGALKLKEISYIHASGYAGGEFKHGPIALITNEVPVVCIATKSEIYTKMVSNIQEIKARKGIIISIVTEGDHEAKALSDYSFEIPECSEILSPILNVIPLQLLAYYSAISRGCPPDQPRNLAKSVTVE from the coding sequence ATGTGTGGAATTGTCGGTTATGCCGGTAGTAAGAATGCGGAATCAGTACTTGTCGTCGGTCTGATCTGCCTAGAATACAGAGGATACGACTCGGCCGGGATTGCGGTCTTAGATCAGGGAGACATCCTGGTAAGAAAAGCAAAAGGAAAGATTAAGGATCTCGAGGCTCACCTCAGAGAGTTTCCAGCTCCAGGAAATGTCGGAATCGGTCATACTCGTTGGGCGACCCACGGAGAACCGAACCAAATCAACGCTCACCCGCATACGGATACGAATTCTACGATTGCGGTTGTGCATAACGGTATCATCGAAAATTATTTAGAACTCAAAAACGAACTCAAAAAGAAAGGACACGTTTTCCAAAGTTTAACGGATACGGAAGTTCTTCCTCATTTATTGGAAGAAGGTAAGAAGAGCGGCAAATCCAACAAGGATTCTTTCCTTGAACTCTTCGGCAAAATTCATGGGAAATGGGCGATTTCGACCGTTTTTGAAACGGAACCGGATCGTGTTTATTTTGGACAGGACGGAGCTCCTCTTCTGATCGGTAAGGGCAAGGATGAATTCTTCTTGGCTTCCGATATTTCTCCGCTTACCAGAAACTGTGAAGAGGTTTATTACGTAAATTCGGGAGAATGGGGTTACTTCAATCAAAAGGAATTTAAACTTTTCGATTTTTCTGGAAAGGAACTCACTCCGGTTTTCAAAAAACAGGAACTGCGCTGGGAAGACCTCGATAAGGGCGGTTATCCTCATTATATGATCAAGGAGATTCACGAACAAGCCGGAATCTTCCGTAAAATCATCCAAGAACGTATATTAGATAACGGTGAAATTGTTTTCCCGGAAATCAAACTCAACAAAGACGTTCTTTCCAGAGTCAATCGTATCATCATTCAAGCCGCGGGAACCAGCTATTACGCGGGAATGATCGGCAAACACTATCTCGAAAATTTCGCGAAGATTCAAACCGACACGGAGGCGTCCTCCGAATTTCGCTACAGAAATCCGGTTGTGGAAGGCGACACGCTCATCATGGGAATTTCCCAGTCGGGTGAAACCGCCGACACATTAGCTTCCATTCACGAGGCGAAAGCGAAGTTCATCAAAGTGATTTCTCTTGTGAATAACGTGAATTCTACGATTGCGAGAGAATCGGATTCTTATATTCGAACCGACGCGGGACCGGAGATCGGAGTCGCGAGTACGAAAGCGTTCACAGCTCAGGTTCTGAATCTTCTTTTGTTCTCCATTTACATGGCGAATTTGAAGTGGTTGATCAGCGACGAAGAAAAGAAAACTCTCATCGAAGAGATTCGTCTTCTTCCCGCTAAGATCGATCGGATTCTCGCGCAAGCGAACAAGATCGAAGAGATGTCTTCTCACTTTACCACGGCGAAGGATTTTATCTTCTTAGGAAGAACTTACAATCATCCGATTGCGATGGAAGGCGCGTTAAAGCTCAAGGAAATTTCCTATATCCACGCATCCGGTTACGCCGGCGGAGAGTTCAAACACGGTCCGATCGCGTTGATCACGAACGAGGTTCCTGTGGTTTGTATCGCGACGAAATCAGAAATTTATACGAAGATGGTTTCCAATATTCAAGAAATCAAAGCGAGAAAAGGGATCATCATTTCTATCGTGACGGAAGGCGATCACGAAGCGAAGGCTCTTTCGGATTATTCCTTTGAGATTCCGGAATGTTCCGAAATTTTAAGTCCGATTTTAAACGTGATTCCTCTTCAATTGCTCGCATACTATTCCGCGATTTCAAGAGGTTGTCCTCCGGATCAACCGAGAAACTTAGCCAAGTCCGTAACCGTCGAGTAA
- a CDS encoding GlmU family protein encodes MPKIQRILIDEREVPAGLRSLTRIRSFSEIRNGILNTIQRTKETYSDAKIYYVHSSPAFQQTFLERNSKLLPYDGKDVDLVLSPDSCLPWNLIDGTAKNIESDLELSKEIQKWIRKIKVKSNHFQVVGKSKHLHIHPSATIYPGVVFDTTSGPIVVDKDAKITSFSFIEGPVYIGPNSQIDNARITGATSVGATCRIGGEVGTSLIGDFTNKHHEGFLGHSVVGSWVNIGALATTSDLKNNYGVVKIREENDECITGSIKFGSVIADYSKIAIGVMLNTGTVVDFGSNVVASRVSGYVSPFTWAESGQPYILDLFLRDARKIMARRNRELTLSETELIRILYESKVKK; translated from the coding sequence ATGCCGAAGATCCAGAGAATTCTCATCGATGAAAGAGAAGTTCCCGCGGGTTTACGATCTCTTACTCGGATTCGATCATTCTCTGAGATTCGAAACGGAATTCTGAATACGATTCAGAGAACGAAAGAAACTTATTCGGACGCGAAGATCTATTATGTTCATTCCAGCCCGGCCTTTCAACAGACGTTTTTGGAAAGAAATTCTAAATTGCTTCCTTACGACGGGAAAGACGTGGACTTGGTTTTATCGCCGGATTCTTGCCTTCCTTGGAATCTGATCGACGGTACCGCGAAGAATATAGAATCCGATCTGGAACTCAGCAAAGAGATTCAGAAATGGATTCGGAAAATCAAAGTAAAATCGAATCACTTTCAAGTCGTCGGAAAATCCAAACATCTTCACATTCATCCGTCTGCGACGATTTATCCCGGAGTCGTCTTTGATACGACTTCCGGACCGATCGTAGTTGATAAGGACGCGAAGATCACTTCGTTTTCTTTCATTGAAGGTCCTGTTTACATCGGACCGAATTCTCAGATTGATAACGCGAGAATTACCGGAGCGACCAGCGTCGGCGCGACGTGTAGAATCGGCGGTGAAGTTGGAACTTCTCTCATCGGTGATTTTACGAATAAACATCACGAAGGATTCTTAGGACATTCCGTTGTAGGAAGTTGGGTAAATATCGGCGCACTTGCAACCACATCCGATTTGAAAAACAACTATGGGGTTGTCAAAATTCGGGAAGAGAACGACGAGTGTATCACCGGTTCTATCAAGTTCGGATCCGTGATCGCCGACTATTCTAAGATCGCGATCGGAGTGATGTTGAATACCGGAACCGTAGTCGATTTCGGATCCAACGTCGTCGCTTCTCGGGTGAGTGGTTACGTTTCTCCGTTTACTTGGGCGGAATCGGGACAACCGTACATTCTCGATTTATTCTTAAGAGACGCTCGAAAGATCATGGCGAGAAGAAATCGGGAACTCACGTTATCCGAAACGGAACTCATCCGTATCCTATACGAATCAAAAGTAAAAAAATAA
- a CDS encoding carboxyl transferase domain-containing protein, with the protein MEIIESKIRTSSSEYRENFEDLKQKVESVRGLIRKIELGGGEKAIQRHKGRGKFTARERINALIDPGTTFLEFSPLAGEGVYPDSVPSAGILTGIGRICGVDCVIVANDATVKGGTYYPLTVKKHIRAQEIALQNSLPCIYLVDSGGAFLPMQDEVFPDKEHFGKIFYNQANLSAQKIPQISVVMGSCTAGGAYIPAMSDESVIVKGNGTIFLGGPPLVKAATGEIVTPEELGGALVHSTISGVTDHYAEDDAHAIEITRNIVSTLHLAGNSSQKSGISWEEPLYPAEEIYGIIQKDVRKSYDVREIIARVVDGSRFQEFKKYYGTTLVTGFAKIYGKMVGIIANNGVLFSESALKASHFIELCNQRGVPLLFLQNITGFMVGKKYENSGIAKDGAKMVNAVSTSIVPKYSVVIGGSYGAGNYGMCGRAFNPRFLWMWPNSRISVMGGEQAANVLLTVKMEQLEKEGKKMTETEQFSFRKPILDDYESRSSCIYSSARLWDDGVIDPAKTREILGIALYADHSMKPEHPKYGIFRM; encoded by the coding sequence ATGGAAATTATAGAATCCAAAATACGTACGTCCTCATCGGAGTATAGAGAGAATTTTGAAGACCTAAAACAAAAGGTAGAATCGGTTCGCGGACTCATTCGTAAAATCGAATTGGGCGGCGGTGAAAAGGCGATTCAAAGACACAAGGGAAGAGGTAAGTTCACCGCGAGAGAACGAATCAACGCTCTCATCGATCCGGGGACTACCTTCTTGGAATTTTCTCCGCTTGCGGGCGAAGGCGTTTATCCTGATAGCGTTCCTTCTGCGGGAATTCTTACCGGCATCGGAAGAATCTGCGGCGTGGATTGTGTGATCGTCGCAAACGACGCGACCGTAAAAGGAGGAACGTATTATCCTCTAACGGTCAAAAAACATATTCGAGCGCAAGAGATCGCTCTGCAGAATTCTTTACCTTGTATTTATCTCGTGGATTCCGGCGGAGCCTTTCTTCCGATGCAAGACGAAGTTTTTCCGGACAAAGAACACTTCGGAAAAATCTTTTACAACCAAGCGAATCTTTCCGCGCAGAAAATTCCTCAGATCTCCGTCGTGATGGGAAGTTGTACCGCGGGAGGCGCGTATATTCCAGCGATGTCCGACGAATCGGTGATCGTTAAAGGAAATGGTACGATCTTTCTCGGAGGACCTCCTCTTGTGAAGGCCGCGACGGGAGAAATCGTAACTCCGGAAGAATTGGGCGGCGCTCTTGTTCATAGTACAATCTCCGGTGTTACGGATCACTACGCGGAAGACGACGCTCACGCCATCGAGATCACGAGGAACATCGTTTCGACGTTGCACCTTGCGGGAAATTCTTCTCAAAAAAGCGGAATCAGTTGGGAAGAACCTCTGTATCCCGCGGAAGAAATTTACGGAATCATTCAAAAGGACGTTCGTAAGTCGTATGATGTAAGAGAAATCATCGCAAGGGTCGTCGATGGATCTCGTTTTCAAGAATTCAAAAAGTATTACGGAACGACGCTTGTCACGGGTTTTGCGAAGATCTACGGAAAGATGGTGGGAATCATCGCAAACAACGGGGTTCTTTTTAGCGAAAGCGCTCTGAAGGCTTCGCATTTTATAGAGTTATGCAATCAAAGAGGAGTTCCTCTTTTGTTTCTTCAGAATATCACCGGGTTTATGGTCGGAAAGAAATATGAGAATTCAGGAATCGCAAAAGACGGCGCGAAGATGGTGAATGCGGTTTCTACTTCCATCGTTCCTAAATATTCAGTCGTGATCGGAGGATCGTACGGAGCGGGGAATTACGGTATGTGCGGTCGAGCATTCAATCCTAGATTCTTATGGATGTGGCCTAATTCAAGAATCTCTGTGATGGGCGGAGAACAAGCGGCTAACGTTCTTCTTACCGTTAAGATGGAACAGCTCGAGAAAGAAGGGAAGAAGATGACCGAAACGGAGCAGTTTTCATTTCGAAAACCGATCTTGGATGATTATGAAAGTCGTTCTTCTTGTATCTATTCTTCCGCAAGACTTTGGGATGACGGGGTGATCGATCCCGCTAAGACGAGAGAAATTTTAGGGATCGCACTTTATGCGGATCATTCGATGAAACCCGAACATCCGAAGTATGGAATTTTCAGAATGTAG